From Cecembia calidifontis, one genomic window encodes:
- a CDS encoding SGNH/GDSL hydrolase family protein, whose protein sequence is MILNRILYFFELVILIPIFPLLYFYGKKLRQKIGKLPPHSEFLALKNKQNTANLLIIGESTAAGVGASRKEKTYAYQIHQLLQEDFSVYNLGKNGLKADRLKRLLVHGKQELPSGFHSAIVLIGANDCFKFTPPSKFRRELKDFFHLLERTYKIGKIIVPSIPPVNQVPALPGIIRFFLGWHRIMLVREINSLLKENKKLVYLPINPKFPKEFFAADGIHPSDHGYQKMAEKVVESIKL, encoded by the coding sequence ATGATTTTAAACAGGATATTGTACTTTTTTGAATTGGTTATTCTGATTCCCATATTCCCCTTACTTTACTTTTATGGGAAAAAATTAAGGCAGAAAATTGGGAAGTTGCCTCCACATTCTGAATTCCTGGCTTTAAAAAACAAACAAAACACTGCCAATCTATTGATTATTGGTGAATCTACTGCTGCGGGAGTGGGAGCAAGTCGAAAAGAAAAGACTTATGCTTACCAAATCCATCAGCTTCTACAGGAGGATTTTTCAGTTTATAATTTGGGAAAAAACGGCCTCAAAGCCGATAGACTCAAACGGCTCTTGGTTCATGGGAAACAAGAACTTCCCTCTGGTTTTCATTCAGCAATTGTGCTTATTGGAGCCAATGATTGCTTCAAATTTACTCCACCTTCAAAATTTCGAAGAGAATTGAAAGATTTTTTCCATTTGCTTGAACGAACTTATAAAATTGGAAAAATCATTGTCCCTTCCATTCCTCCGGTAAATCAGGTCCCCGCCCTCCCAGGTATCATCAGATTCTTCCTGGGTTGGCACAGAATCATGCTTGTCAGAGAAATCAATTCCTTGTTGAAAGAAAACAAAAAGCTGGTTTACCTACCAATCAATCCCAAATTCCCCAAAGAATTCTTTGCGGCAGATGGGATTCATCCCTCGGATCATGGATATCAGAAAATGGCTGAGAAGGTTGTAGAAAGCATCAAACTATGA